The genomic stretch AACTCTACATTTTAGAGAAAATTCAAGAATATGTGCGGTTTTGTACTAACAGTCAAGTGATACTTTACCTCTTTTTGTGTCATGCATAAGTTATCAATTAGCTTCTAATAGCTTGCAGATGGTACTTTATGATACGCCTGGAGTTATTGAAAAGAAAATGCACAAACTGGACACTATGATGATGAAGAATGTTCGAAGTGCTGCCACCAACGCTGATTGTATGGTCGTGGTGGTTGATGCTTGTAAACCACCGGAAAATGTACATTTATTGGTTCTTGACTTCTTTCCTTATCGCCACCTCTTAATATCAGATTCATCTTACATGTCGTGCTACATTGTTTCAGTTAGATGAAGTATTTAACGAAGGTGTTGGGGAACTGAAAGATAAGATACCAACCTTGCTTGTCTTGAATAAGAAAGATCTCATCAAACCCGGTGAAATTGCAAAAAAACTGCAGGTCTGCACATATTCAAATAATTCCCTCATTATTTGAGCTTTCTTGTTTACTGCGTTCCGTTCGTAATCTAAACTTGATGTTGAAATATGAAAACTTAGTTCATATTAGCTATAATAAGCTGGCAACTGATTTTGTGTTTCAGCAGTGAGCTTGTAAATACCGTTGCGGAAAACGTTCTACTGTTCTGTTGTGTAACTCCTATGATATTAAGTGACGTCCATGTTAAGGGTGTCGTATTTGAAAAAAAATGGAGAATGAATATTCACGTAATCATGCTATGAACCGATATTAGTAGACTGACTGCTTTGGTTCACCTCTTATTATTTATGGAGGACTAGTATAGCAGTTCAAATAATATCCACTGAGCGACAGATCATTCCATCTGCATTATACATCAACAACAAGAACATCACCTCAGTGCCTTACTTGCTCCGCAAATTGCCGGGTAAGAAAGGGGGAGGGgagatgtacgcagccttacccttgtatTAGCAACACATAGGCGGTTtctgaatgacccaagatgaaaattgcgtcaagGACTGGATCTGGATTATAAATGTTTCTGAAATTTTATATATTGGTAGCTATCATATGCGAGTCTGTGATGACATGTTTTTTTAAATGCATCTGTAAATTCTGTAAGCGAAAAAATAATGGAAAAAACAAGCATAGATGTGTGAGTGAAGTTATCTGATTGCCTGCAagttttgaacaatttttttttttttgtgggttcCTTACCCCTAAGAAAAGGATATGAATGATAATATAGGACTCCCTGACTCCCTCTATGTATTACGAATGTCAAGGTAAGTTTTGTTGGTTGTAGGATTGGAAAGGGGATAGCAATAAGCTATTGCCAGAGTGCTGGAGCATTGAGGTCCTTGAAAAATTGTATTACAGGACATACATTTTATTTTAATGGCATTCTCATTGACACTCAACATAGTGGCCTTAAGAGAGCATCGTTTTCTTAGGATCTTAGTGGTGGATTGAGGGAGGTTTACATATAATCAATTGAGCATCATGACTTCCAGATGTTAAGGAAATAGCAAGATGTAGCTTTGACGAATATGTTAGAACATGCAGCAGACCAGCACTATAACTTCAATTTCATGCGAAGGAAAGCATCAGAACGACCCCATTTTTCACCCACGAGATGTTAAATCAGATTTTGCCGCTCATTTGACTATTACCCCATCCGATGATGTGACATGGCTTTGAGGATATTAGATTGGGGCCTGGATATTAGATTGCCTTGACATTTTTGAAAAGAGAAAAATGACGAAAATCCCGTGTTAATGTCTATTCCttttcataaaaaaaataaaaaataaaaaataatcagCCCAAACATAGGCTAAACTCAGAATTCATTACCtgtcaaaactcaaaacaaagaAGAGATATTTGGATATGCATGTATTGGATCTGGTGTGTATTTATGATGAAGTATTATCTATGTGTGTAGAATGTCGTGCTATATTTTAGTGTCCTTGATGTTTATCTTGCAAACTCACACccatctccttcttgttgcagtGGTATGAAAAGTTCACTGATGTTGACGAGGTGATACCTGTGAGTGCTAAGTACGGTCATGGAGTTGACGATGTTAAAGATTGGATTTTATCAAAGCTTCCTCTTGGACCACCCTATTATCCGAAAGTATTTGCTCAACTTTAGTTTCTTCCTGAGTATTGTTTCGTGAATATACCTTATGTTTAACTCCTTTTTATATCCGCTAACTGTTGTCTTTGGATGATGAGCTGTCTTATACTTGATTTGTAGGACATTGCTAGTGAACATCCCGAAAGATTTTTCATTGCTGAAATTGTCAGAGAAAAGATCTTTTTGCAATACAAGAATGAAATTCCATATGTATGCCAGGTAAATTTATCAAAGTTCATTCACTTCATTGTCCAACGAAATCTGTTATTTGCAGTGGTAACTGTAATGCCAAATTTTGCAGGTTAATGTAGTGAGTTACAAAACTAGGGCAGCTGCAAAAGATTTCATTCAAGTGGAGATTGTTGTTGAGAAGAACTCTCAAAAGATTATACTTATTGGAAAAGTAAGGAATGATGATATCGTATCCGATTGTTGCATTTCCATCCAAATCCTGTAAACAGTAAATTTCACCACCCCAGATTCCTAAATTCGCCCTTCTCTCCTTCAACCTCCAAAAGATCATTTCAGGCCACATTCCAGAAACTCTTTTTTATAACCTTTTGGTCATTACCAGTTGCATTATGAAtagtgtttttttgttttttttttgggagcACATTATGGATAGTTGTTTGTGGAAACCATAAATTTCTTTATTGAATTCTCCTTCTTACCTCATCTTATCAAATGTGTTGAGCTACTAGATAGATACGTAAGAAATCCTTTTGTTAATTGCTATAAACACTGCTAGTGCTAGGATCTTTTGTATCTTCTGCAGTCCGATAAAAGTTCTAAATTCTTGTTAATCATGAACCTTTGCAGGAGGGAAAAGCTCTGAAACTTCTTGCAACTGCTGCACGCCTCGATATTGAAGATTTCTTGCAGAAGAAAGTGTTTTTAGaggtgaatttttttttcaccTTTAAGGTCCAAACAAACAACTAAATAAATCATTGGACAAACTACCATTGTCGACTCTCTTCTCCATCATCAACAGAGTTACCATAATGTTTGAACTTACAGAAGATTTGGAGTGGCCTTTATTACCCTATGTAGTATATACACTCTTCAAAGGGAATTATCAATCACGACCAAAATGGGTACAAAATTTTCCTATGTTTCGTTTCATATTATTGTGGAATCGTAATGGAATTTAAGTCATACAGTTATTAAATCCTTTGGAAGATTTTATTAAGCTTTGGCATTAGGGTTTTCCTTCAATTAGTTTGCTTTTTGCTACTCAACTCAAAAGCTAGTTGGTTGATATAGCCTGAATTATGGGGTAGAGTGCTTCAACCTTGACGGGAATTCTTGTTTACATCGTTCCTGATTTTGGGTTTTCAGCTGAATTACTAATCTAGTTGTTTGCTTAGGTTGAAGTCAAAGTAAAAGAAAACTGGAGACAAGATGAAGGACTTCTCAAGCACTATGGATACGGTGGTAAAATAAAAGTTATATGATACCAGGTTTGATCTTTAAATTGTTGTACTATACTCTCTCTGAGATCTGCAACGATGAAAGTTAGCGTGAAGAATGCGGGAAAGAGAAAATCTACCTTGCCGGCGTTTTTGTAGAAATAGAGATAAAGTGACATTTGTTTTAGTCTAATCTTGTCGTTTCCTGTCGAATATGTGATTACTATTATTTGTTTATGTTTCTGCATTCATGTCCTCCTTTTAGAGTTAAACCTAGGACGACCTGGTGTTTGTATGGGGTTGTTTTCTAACCGGCTTTAGTGAAGAAGAGCATCATAGACTCTATGGGTCCTCAACTCCTCCCTCGTGGAGGATGAGCTGGTACCTCTACCACTCTACTTTGTGGGTCATGAATTGCGTTTAAGCCGGAGGTGAAGCCCATGTTCTTGCTATCATCATCTGTAGGGATTATAAAACTTGTAACGTCGTGTTCTGTTAATTGATTTATAATTTGTAATATTCTTAAAATCTTAAAAGACATGTCGCTATGAGGTATATAATTCATTTGTCTATGTTTGTGAAATGACTTCGACGTTAACAGTAGCAGTAATGTCTGCTTATTGTGAACTTCTCATCGCCTTCTCGTCTCAATAAAACCAAATACCTTCACATAGGTCTTATCCATGCCTAAACTGCAGTATCGGTCGCTATCACGGTTGATAGGTCTTTGGCGTTCACCCTCCTTTCTCTTCTCTCACCCAAAGAAACGATAAGATATGTTGGTTTTATTCTAGAAAATCGAACTACTCTGTAATTTGAATTCCTtcttagaaaaataaaatacCATAATGTATTTTCTGGTCATAATTTCAGAATGTTTTTGCCATAATATACGTTTTGTACAAGTAAATAgtaccgggagaaaaaaaaaatgtcaagGATAATGTATTATCCGTATATAATAATTCATCGGCTAAATTAATTGACATCTACAATGAGGAATACGTGAGAAAATTTTAGGTACGAACTTTATACTTGGTACATGGTACAAAAAGTAGAAACTCTAATTAGAGGGATAGAATACATTAAAATCagagaatattttttttttctaacaaAGCGCGCACTCGCATTACAATAGAGGAGAAGGGCAATTCAAACCTGATACCTATTTATCaacaatacctccgtcttaaccactagactaagacatcttcggttaaaaataagagaacatATTATAGTAAAGCAGTCATACTTTGTTAAGAACTAGAACGAAGGTAACAGGCCTAATATCCTGCATAGACATTTCCTCGTCTATCAGTTTCGCATATGTATCGAATAGATCATCAAGAATGTCTTCGCCAAAATGGTGACTGATCATCGATTCCTGTATAGCCCTCACCGTTCTTGCGACATCTACGCCATAGTTGTCTCCATAATTTTCGTCTCTTTcaatttcaaacatttcaaaacgaACCATTTTGAACGAACCCTCTTTTCTCACTTCTTCCTGCATTTCTTCTTTCGATGGTGCGTAGAAATGAACATCATAAGAATTGA from Silene latifolia isolate original U9 population chromosome 2, ASM4854445v1, whole genome shotgun sequence encodes the following:
- the LOC141643598 gene encoding GTPase ERA-like, chloroplastic, with the translated sequence MAAITAQIPPFKLERKIIHHYHNLFFTCLSPLPPQNSSHLSSSAAAYIKFTARSNRLQHRSAVVVEEESETEYEYEDDEDEDEGGSEFIHHSSSYGEAGHDEAELTAAAAAGFLSLSEKPDRNIALLDEYEMEENGFDPNSNHRSGYVAVVGKPNVGKSTLSNQMIGQKLSIVTDKPQTTRHRILGICSGPEYQMVLYDTPGVIEKKMHKLDTMMMKNVRSAATNADCMVVVVDACKPPENLDEVFNEGVGELKDKIPTLLVLNKKDLIKPGEIAKKLQWYEKFTDVDEVIPVSAKYGHGVDDVKDWILSKLPLGPPYYPKDIASEHPERFFIAEIVREKIFLQYKNEIPYVCQVNVVSYKTRAAAKDFIQVEIVVEKNSQKIILIGKEGKALKLLATAARLDIEDFLQKKVFLEVEVKVKENWRQDEGLLKHYGYGGKIKVI